A part of Bacillus rossius redtenbacheri isolate Brsri chromosome 1, Brsri_v3, whole genome shotgun sequence genomic DNA contains:
- the LOC134532453 gene encoding uncharacterized protein LOC134532453 — MGEQAFNIKFVNEVEKHPELYNYKLKGYSKKDVTDKAWNDVAKEVQLTVNECKEKWKNLRSVFVRHIKPPPSGSSSKNKKPYYLSEAMKFTLPFIKTLGTPSGNLPEVINEQNLEHSSSDPTQNTEDVAAEEEEYISDNAILTTTPQLSLPSPMLPNTDFSQEHAHHSQQMTHDPFSNPKDNLSKRKKQTVTEVDKSFMEYMNAKKRKLESNSNDDRQVKKSFLLSLLPEIEPLTDAQMKSFRRRVLQLIDDITNPKDMHQHVPAYQQTPTYSYSVSTHSSLATDNASICSSPGNQTIPQKVQDTETQQYFEVIQETLQYEQEHNVM, encoded by the exons ATGGGCGAGCAGGcgtttaatatcaaatttgtaaACGAAGTTGAGAAACACCCAGAACTCTATAACTACAAGTTGAAAGGGTATTCAAAAAAGGATGTGACTGACAAAGCATGGAATGATGTCGCAAAAGAAGTGCAACTCACAG TTAACGAAtgcaaagaaaaatggaaaaatctccGTTCAGTTTTTGTCCGTCACATAAAGCCACCTCCAAGTGGTTCAAGTTCCAAAAATAAGAAACCATATTATCTATCGGAGGCAATGAAATTTACCCTACCATTCATAAAAACGCTTGGTACACCATCGGGGAATTTGCCAGAAGTCATCAATGAACAAAACCTGGAACACAGTTCATCTGACCCAACACAAAATACGGAAGACGTTGCGGCTGAAGAGGAGGAATATATCTCAGATAACGCAATACTAACTACAACACCACAACTTTCCCTTCCTTCACCTATGCTGCCAAATACTGACTTCTCGCAAGAACATGCTCATCATTCCCAACAAATGACTCATGATCCCTTTTCCAACCCAAAAGATAATTTATCAAAGCGTAAAAAGCAAACAGTGACGGAAGTGGACAAGTCCTTTATGGAATACATGAAtgcaaagaaaaggaaacttgaatcgAATTCAAACGATGATAGGCAAGTAAAAAAGTCGTTTCTTCTAAGCCTTTTACCAGAAATCGAACCTTTGACAGATGCACAAATGAAATCATTCCGACGTAGGGTTCTGCAGCTTATTGATGACATCACGAATCCAAAAGACATGCACCAACACGTACCAGCTTACCAACAGACCCCAACTTACTCCTACAGTGTTTCCACGCATTCATCGTTGGCTACAGATAATGCTTCAATTTGTTCGTCGCCTGGAAATCAAACTATTCCACAGAAAGTACAAGATACTGAAACGCAACAGTATTTTGAAGTCATCCAAGAGACTTTACAATATGAGCAGGAACATAATGTGATGTGA